A region of the Euzebya sp. genome:
CCTCGTACAGGCGGTGGTCGGCCTCCCGCAGCAGCTCCGACCTCGGCACGTCGGCGACGTCGCGGGCCGACACCCCCACGCTGATCGTCACCGTCAGCGGGCCGGCCGACGTGTCCACCTGCTGCTCGCCGACGGCGCCGCGGAGCCGCTCGGCCACGGCGATCGCCGTCGGCTCGTCCGTG
Encoded here:
- a CDS encoding diguanylate cyclase, which produces TDEPTAIAVAERLRGAVGEQQVDTSAGPLTVTISVGVSARDVADVPRSELLREADHRLYEAKARGRDRVVAG